ACAATGGTTTAGTAAGCGCCCAGGAAGAGGCCAAGACAGCATGGGCACAGGTGGAGAATCAATATCAAAGGCGGGCGGACCTGATCCCTAACCTGGTGGAAACGGTGAAGGGATATGCCAAACAGGAGAAAAGTATTTTGGAAGAAGTAACCCGCCTGCGCAGCCAGTGGGGAGAAGCGCGGCAGTCCGGGAACATTAATAAGTCTTTGCAGGCAGCCCAGGGGTTAGAGAGCGCTTTGTCACGGTTGA
Above is a window of Deltaproteobacteria bacterium DNA encoding:
- a CDS encoding LemA family protein, with amino-acid sequence MNKALVILIPLVIIGVLVIGGFGIYNGLVSAQEEAKTAWAQVENQYQRRADLIPNLVETVKGYAKQEKSILEEVTRLRSQWGEARQSGNINKSLQAAQGLESALSRL